The Nitrososphaerota archaeon DNA window ACGTGACGGTTGTGATCCTCTTCTTCGTCCCGGCGCTCATGGCCATGGCGGCCAGGTACAACTGGTGGCCGTCGAAGCTGGGGAGAAGGCAGGTCGAGTCATAGCGGGAGGGGAGCCGCGCCCCGACCCCCCTGCAAGCCTGCTCTGCCGAGCCTGGCCTTCCTCGTCTGGTCCGTCACTGCCTCAGTCCCCTCTGCGAGCTCGTGGGCATTCTAGATGAGAAAGGGGAAGCGTCTCAAGAGTCGGAACAAAGAATCAAGAAGAACCTCAGAGGTTAAGTAATGCTCCCGCCATGTTTATCCCGCGAATGCGTGAAGGTTAGTGCGTAGGGAATGCCTAGAGCACAAGACTTCTTAGTCCCCGATGGGCATTACTCGCGCGAGACCTTTCAGCAGAAGCTCGTGGAAGTCGCCCCGAAGCTCTTTCCTCACTCCAAGAAAAGGAAGTGGATTAAGGTTCATGGCATTCGAACATATGAAGATGGGTGGAAGGAGAAACTAGAGCCATACCTCGAAAGGAAGCTTGGAGATGTGTGGCAGATATCTGTCCCACTTCCCAATCTGAGGCGCATAGGTCAGAAGACAACCGTGGACTTCTACGTCACAAGCTACACGCCGAGGCTTCTTCTCTTCTATTCTGCCTCGACAAGTTGGGAGTATGAGCGCACTCTCAGAAAAGTGGTCAACGTTACACCTGGATTCGGGCAGATGTGGATAAGGCCGAAGACGTTCGAGGATATGGTAGCACATTTTGTAGATGTGTTCGACCCAGTGGTCGAAGAGTTCAGGGCAAGGAGATATGGGGATGAAACTCTTCCCGCGAGAATCAGACCTCGTATGAATCGTCAAGTTCATTGGACTGCATCGGATTCTTTCGAGACCCTCAAGGAACTAAAGGAACTCTATGGCGTAAGACCATACTCTACGACGATGCGACTTCGCAAGGGCATCATTCAAATGACTGATGATGGAATGATGGTGATAACTCGCATCAACTCGGAGATGTTCGAAGCCGTAGATGAGGCGCTTTCCTTTGTCGAAGAAGAAGAGACGAGGATGACATCTGACTCGCAACAGGTGAGATTCCAGATTGAGCGGACGAAGGCTCAACAAGGAACTATCGCGGTTCCGATGCTCGCTTCGGGGCAAATCCTCCTCGGCGAAGCTGAACTAGGCAAGGACAGCGTGGAAAGAATAAGGGACAACTACAGCTCGCGTTTCGAGTTTGTCAACTCGCACGAGAGAGAGGGCTCGTTCAGCTGGGTGGCGACTGCCAAGGACAAAGACAAAGACTCCTTGTTCGGCATAAGTGCAGACGCCCGGGCTATGTTCCTCGTTCCTAGAGTTCACGTGACATTTGAGAGCTTCCTAGACTTCTACAAAGCTGTCCTCAACGAGGTTGATCCGACAGCCACCTTCCAGTTGATGGGAAATGGCTCTAAGCGATGACGGCTTTCTAAGAACCGTCATCCACGAAGATCTCAGGAAACGCTACCTCAAGGACGAGAAAAATGAGGAACGGCGGGTTAGGAGCGAGTACCGGAAGGGCAGGAAAGGGAACGTAGAACGATACACGCTTGCAATTGAGAGGCAGGACGAGCACGATGATCTTGTGAATCTGTGCGTCCATCCCTTTATCGAGACGGCGTTCATGCCGACAAAACTCGGCTACAACTTCCTGAGGGCAGACCCACTCCTAGAGTTGGGCGTCCGAAACTTCGACTTTCTAGTCTACAAAGCGGACGCGAAGAGACCCATCGCAATCTTTGGCGAGGTAAAGACCTCTATCACGAACTCCGCCGAACTAGTGCGGGAACTGAAAGAAAAGAGGGGGGTTGTAGAGTCGAACTTGGGGTATGTCAAAAAGGACTATCTGAAGTCAAGCCAAGATCCTCTTCTTGAAGTCGTCCTGGCTGTCCCGAGTCGTAGTTCGATCGAAGCATACAACGCAATCTCCAATAGCAATGAACCCATAATACTAATGGCTCCCTCAGCTTTATGACAGCAGCCTCAAACTCGGACAGCCGCCCGAAGGACAACCGCAACGGGCGAGGATGTCGCATCATGATGACAGACTGATGAGGGCGTTGAGCAGTCCGGTTCCTTCCAGCGCGACGGCTTTTGACTTCTTTCCACAGAGCCATACCGTCAGGAAGCTGAAAGCGTTGCTCTCCTGTTCACATACGACGCCTCAAGGGCTGATAGTGCCAAACTCGAAGCTTTCTTTATTTCTCAAGTTCCAACTCTTCTATCTGGACGACAACCAAAGGAACGCAGAGGTGGCTCGCATTACCCAAGAGGCTGAAAGAATAGGGTTCGCTACAAGAATTCTCGATAAGCCAGAGTTGAAGATTCTTTCGACTCGGAAGAAAATCCCGAGTCTTGAACGAGACCTAGACAGAATGTGGATTGAGGCCGGACTCAAAGGAGACCGAGAGAGAGACATTCAGGAAGCGATAAAGAAACTTCGAGCTGACATCCTGAAAGAACAAGAGAAGCGCCCCTCAATTCTGAGCTATGTCAAGAGGTCTGATGAGAAGGGGCAACGCTAACCTTGCCGTGCAGAGTCAACAGAACCTGCGGTCAGCAATCTTTTAGTACGAAAGACGCTTCGGACGCCGCTGTGAGCGACTGGAACAGGAACATCGTCCAGATACGTGACTCCGTCGCGCAGCTGCGCGCACAGATCGAGGCCTACGAGCCCAAGGACAGGCTCGACACGGTCAGCAAGGTGACCGAGTGCCTCAACTTCATGCGGCAGACCAACGCCGGCTGGATCTCGTTCCTGGGGAACGCCACCCTGGTGAACGGCCTCGACGAGGAGTCGCTCAAAGACATCTTCGCTCGGTTCAGGAGGATGGCCCTGGAGCGGATGGACAACGACATCGACTGCATCAACAGGTACATGCTGAACCTCGTCCCGCCTTCTTCGGACGCGCCGTCCGGGGGCCAGTAGCACAGCCGCCCTCGCAGGGGCCCAGGGTCAGTATTCCTGCGGTCCGTCTTCCGGCCACTCGTCGTCTCCCTTGTCGCGGCCTTCGGCTGCGCGGGGCTCCTGTCCGCCCTCCGCCCCCGGGGGCGCCGTGTCGGGCCCGCGGGCCACCCTGGCGAGCTCCTCCGGGTCGATCCACCCGTACCTGCAGGCCCCGTTGACGTCCATTGGGAGCTTCATGGACGGGAGGCCGCAGGTGTGGACGTGGACCAGCCTGCGGTCCAGGTGCTCAACCGGTAGGCCGCACTTATGCCACTTGCCCTCCTTGTCGAAGTGGCCCTTGTTGCAGAGTTCCAAGATGGGCGCGCCCGCGGGCCGCCGGGATAAGACGCGTTCCCCGCCCTCGGGCTCTCCGGGGAGGGGGGGTCCCTGAAGGTGCTCCACGGGCCGGACCCCTGCGCCCCCTGAACGCGCGGAGGTAGCCCAGGGCCAGGACAAGGGCGGCGGCCGCCAGCGCCGCCCCCGCGAAGAGCAGGGTCTCGTAGAAAGGCGTCACTGTCGAGTTGGAGCCGACGTAGTCCGGCGCCCCCAGGGACGCGAGCGTCCCGCCGTAGGACCCCTCGCGCTGGTAGGGGAGGGCGGCCAGGGGTATCTGGAGGGGGGCCGGGTAGGAGCTGCCGTTCTGCAGGACCACCGGCGCCCTGAGGACCCCGCCCCCGGGGTAGCTCTGGTTGAAGTCGAACATGTCCAGCGGGAGCCCCGAGGCGGCGACGAACGGGTTCAGGGCCGGGAGGCGCCAGTTGTAGTCCACGAAGGCCAGGAGGGACGCGTGGTTCATCACCGTGTCAGAGACGTAGTTCTCCTTGGCGTAGGGGGAGATGACGAACATGGGGACACGGAAGCCCAGCTGGACCCCGTCGACCACCGGCGGCGGGACCTGGTCGTAGTACCCGCCCCCCTCGTCGTAGGTGACGAAGATCGCGGTGGAGTTCCAGTAGGGGCTCGCCATCACCCGGTCGACCACCCCCAGGAGCCACCCCTCCCCGGCCGTGACGTTCCCCGAGGGGTGCTGGTCGTAGACCCCGGACCCGGCCCCCCCTCCCACGGGCATCACCCAGGACACCGAGGGGAGGGTCCCCCCGGCCAGGGCCGCGTCGAAGGCAGACCAGGAGCGGACCTGCGAGGAATAGGCCCCGAAGCCGCTGAAGTAGCCGAGCGGGAAGTCCCCCGCCGAGGGGTTGAGCACGTAGTATCCCCAGCTCACCCCGTGGCTGGCCAGCTCGGCGAAGATGGACTGGCTGGCGGGGATGTATGGCGGAGGGCCGCTGTCCCCGGTCAGACCGGCCCCGTACCCCGCCAGGGAGTAGAGGCGGTTCGGGTCCGTCTTGCAGAGGCAGCTCGAGAAGTAGCTCCCGGCCACGGCGTACTCCTCCGCCCAGTCCCACTCCACCGCCAGCTGGGCCGGGCCGAAGTACGTCATCGACTGGCTCCCGTAGGCGGCGAAGCCGTTCATCTTCCCGCCGTTGAAGTCCTGCCGGTACACCCCCTCGTTGGGGTCCACCGTGGAGTAGGTCCCGTTGGGGACCTGGGACAGGGCCCTGGCCATGGCCGGGGGCGCGCCCAGGACGTCCTCGGGGGCCTGCAGGGAAGAGGCCAGGGGGCCCGGGTCGGAGCTGTTCATGGTCGGGTAGAGCCCGAATATGTTGTCGAAGCTGTGGTTCTCCATCATCACGGTCACCACGTGCTTGATCGGCGTGGAAGTCCCTCCCCCGGTCGCGCCGACGGGGAGCGCCCCCGCCGCGGCCTGGAGGGCGAGCAGCGACAGCACCAGGGAGACCGAAAGGACCCTGCGCAGCCCAGCCCCCGGCACGCCCGCTTCCCTGCGCGGCAGATTATATCGGTTCATGGCCGCGTAGCCGCCAGCTACGGGTCCTGCTCCTTCTCCCCTTCGGCCGCCGGGGGAGGCCCTGCGGGGTGGGACTCCATGTACGCCCGCTCGAAGGCCTTCGCGCGCGGGTCCTCGGGG harbors:
- a CDS encoding alkaline phosphatase family protein, whose product is MPGAGLRRVLSVSLVLSLLALQAAAGALPVGATGGGTSTPIKHVVTVMMENHSFDNIFGLYPTMNSSDPGPLASSLQAPEDVLGAPPAMARALSQVPNGTYSTVDPNEGVYRQDFNGGKMNGFAAYGSQSMTYFGPAQLAVEWDWAEEYAVAGSYFSSCLCKTDPNRLYSLAGYGAGLTGDSGPPPYIPASQSIFAELASHGVSWGYYVLNPSAGDFPLGYFSGFGAYSSQVRSWSAFDAALAGGTLPSVSWVMPVGGGAGSGVYDQHPSGNVTAGEGWLLGVVDRVMASPYWNSTAIFVTYDEGGGYYDQVPPPVVDGVQLGFRVPMFVISPYAKENYVSDTVMNHASLLAFVDYNWRLPALNPFVAASGLPLDMFDFNQSYPGGGVLRAPVVLQNGSSYPAPLQIPLAALPYQREGSYGGTLASLGAPDYVGSNSTVTPFYETLLFAGAALAAAALVLALGYLRAFRGRRGPARGAPSGTPPPRRARGRGTRLIPAARGRAHLGTLQQGPLRQGGQVA